Proteins encoded in a region of the Scrofimicrobium sp. R131 genome:
- a CDS encoding dynamin family protein, producing the protein MQTLPLPAVELLAAFRARLAELQFPLPGPTAAAAEHLRTASLAQLDDYLIPRREHLGAPLLAIVGGSTGAGKSTLVNSLIGRELTPASTLRPTTRSPLLVAAPADEEWFRSGPVLPGLTRSDAQTQSASGATVLGIATDPQVPEQLALLDTPDIDSVVAENRALARQLLEAGDLWLFVTTAARYADQVAWELLAEAAHRQLTVAVVLNRVPPGAAEPITEDLTRLLGQRGLAGTPIFTVEETTLTGGLIPAARLAPLTGWLRDLAGDRARREQVIRQSLVGAIDQLAEHAEDLAQAKEEQEAQVREWEAQIERAFANARRQILVGTGDGAWLRAEVLARWQDFVGTSDVFRTLEGWTGAVRDRVGAWFRGRPAPAQVQEELTSGLSTIVVNEVEQAWISGAARPGPALDHAQLQQEADQLVATWQRELLELVRTAAPGKRQRARLVSLGLNTATVALMLVVFATTGGLVGGELAVAGGSAVVGQKLLETIFGEQAVRNLARQGTDLLSDRVSELTDRWAEQLRAPLAELNAGVGSEELSTWAKRLRGGAQ; encoded by the coding sequence ATGCAGACTCTGCCCCTCCCCGCTGTTGAGCTTCTGGCCGCGTTTCGCGCCCGGTTAGCCGAGCTTCAGTTTCCCCTGCCCGGCCCTACCGCCGCGGCCGCCGAGCACCTGCGAACCGCCAGCCTGGCCCAGCTGGACGACTACCTGATTCCCCGCCGCGAACACCTGGGAGCGCCGCTGCTGGCTATTGTCGGCGGCTCGACCGGGGCCGGGAAATCCACCCTGGTCAACTCCCTGATTGGGCGCGAGCTGACCCCGGCCAGTACGCTGCGTCCCACCACCCGCTCCCCGCTCCTGGTCGCGGCCCCCGCCGACGAAGAGTGGTTCCGCTCCGGCCCGGTCCTGCCCGGCCTGACCCGCTCGGACGCCCAAACTCAGTCTGCGTCCGGGGCAACCGTGCTCGGGATCGCCACCGACCCGCAGGTACCGGAGCAACTGGCCCTGCTGGACACCCCTGACATTGACTCGGTGGTGGCGGAAAACCGCGCCCTGGCCCGGCAGTTACTGGAGGCGGGCGACCTGTGGCTGTTCGTCACCACCGCCGCGCGCTACGCGGATCAGGTGGCCTGGGAACTGCTGGCTGAGGCGGCCCACCGCCAGCTCACCGTCGCGGTGGTTTTGAACCGGGTTCCGCCGGGCGCCGCGGAGCCGATCACGGAGGATTTGACGCGGCTCCTGGGCCAGCGCGGGCTGGCGGGAACCCCCATTTTCACCGTTGAGGAGACCACCCTGACCGGGGGGCTGATTCCGGCGGCAAGGCTGGCCCCGCTGACCGGTTGGCTCCGGGATCTGGCCGGGGACCGAGCCCGGCGCGAGCAGGTGATCCGCCAGTCGCTGGTCGGAGCCATCGACCAGTTGGCCGAGCACGCCGAAGACCTGGCCCAAGCCAAGGAAGAACAGGAAGCGCAGGTGCGCGAGTGGGAGGCCCAAATCGAACGTGCCTTTGCGAATGCACGCCGGCAAATCCTGGTGGGAACGGGTGATGGCGCCTGGCTTCGCGCCGAGGTGCTGGCCCGGTGGCAGGATTTCGTCGGCACCTCGGACGTGTTCCGGACGTTAGAGGGGTGGACGGGAGCGGTTCGGGACCGCGTCGGCGCCTGGTTTCGTGGCCGACCCGCCCCCGCGCAGGTGCAGGAGGAACTCACCTCGGGTCTGAGCACGATCGTGGTCAACGAGGTGGAGCAGGCTTGGATTAGCGGGGCCGCCCGCCCGGGGCCGGCCTTGGATCACGCCCAGCTGCAGCAGGAAGCCGACCAGCTGGTGGCCACCTGGCAGCGGGAGCTGTTAGAGCTGGTTCGAACCGCCGCTCCCGGGAAACGTCAGCGCGCCCGACTGGTCTCGCTCGGGTTGAACACGGCCACAGTGGCGCTAATGCTGGTCGTCTTCGCCACCACCGGCGGCCTGGTGGGAGGCGAGCTGGCGGTGGCCGGCGGATCAGCCGTGGTCGGCCAGAAGCTGCTCGAGACGATCTTTGGGGAGCAGGCGGTTCGGAACCTGGCGCGCCAGGGGACGGATCTGCTCAGCGACCGGGTATCCGAGCTGACCGACCGGTGGGCCGAGCAGCTCCGGGCTCCCCTCGCGGAACTGAACGCGGGAGTAGGGTCGGAAGAACTGTCCACCTGGGCCAAGCGACTGCGGGGAGGAGCCCAATGA
- a CDS encoding YbaK/EbsC family protein, which yields METISAASVLLTDSEGRVLLVQRGHHPQQGRWSLPGGSAEPGETSAEAARREAREETGFEVEVGREVVTATMADGPARQYDVHCFAARVVGGQLKPGDDAVAAHWVRPEDLAQYELTTGLIESLRTAGYLPPEPAGATRVRRAAQALGLEFDLTEYGPARSLVEAAERRGIAPEQLLKTLVVRQSPTEFVLVLVPGGRKISWPKLRAQLGVSRLSLASEEEALAATGFVRGTITPVGSSHPWPVLLDESAPAGPIGLGGGAPGWGLRVDRDQLRQRLDARVVDVSEPEG from the coding sequence GTGGAGACAATTAGCGCTGCCAGCGTCCTGCTGACCGATTCGGAGGGCCGGGTGCTGCTGGTTCAACGAGGACACCACCCGCAACAGGGCCGCTGGTCACTGCCCGGCGGCTCGGCCGAACCGGGTGAAACCTCGGCGGAGGCGGCCCGCCGGGAGGCTCGGGAGGAGACCGGGTTCGAGGTGGAGGTGGGCCGCGAGGTGGTGACCGCCACCATGGCCGATGGGCCCGCTCGCCAGTACGACGTGCACTGTTTTGCCGCCCGGGTGGTGGGTGGCCAGTTGAAGCCCGGGGACGACGCGGTGGCCGCTCACTGGGTCCGACCCGAGGACTTGGCCCAGTACGAGCTGACCACCGGCCTGATCGAATCGCTTCGCACCGCCGGTTACCTGCCGCCAGAACCCGCCGGGGCCACCAGGGTGCGCCGGGCGGCACAGGCGCTCGGATTGGAGTTTGACCTGACCGAATACGGCCCCGCCAGATCGTTGGTGGAGGCGGCCGAGCGCCGGGGCATCGCCCCCGAGCAGTTGCTCAAAACGCTGGTGGTCAGGCAGAGCCCAACTGAGTTTGTTCTGGTTTTGGTTCCGGGGGGCCGAAAGATCAGCTGGCCAAAGCTTCGGGCCCAGCTTGGAGTCTCCCGCCTGTCCCTGGCCAGCGAAGAGGAGGCACTGGCCGCCACCGGCTTCGTTCGGGGGACGATTACCCCGGTCGGCAGCAGCCATCCCTGGCCGGTGCTGCTGGACGAGTCAGCCCCGGCCGGCCCGATCGGTCTGGGCGGGGGCGCACCCGGCTGGGGGCTTCGCGTGGACCGAGATCAGCTTCGCCAGCGCCTCGACGCACGAGTGGTGGACGTGAGCGAGCCCGAAGGCTAG
- a CDS encoding uracil-DNA glycosylase — MSTDPELAPQAAGTTQTLSELDQLITTCRACPRLVAWREEVARVKRASFQDWDYWGRAVPGFGPPDARILIVGLAPAAHGANRTGRMFTGDRSGDFLYSALYRVGLASQPTATDRNDGLELTGVRVTSPVHCAPPANRPTPQERDTCAPFLASELELLSPTLRVAVVLGNFGWQALLASLARGGWVLPRPRPKFAHGAEVTLTHPDGRRLVLLGCFHVSQQNTFTGRLTPEMLDRVLTRAQELASVN, encoded by the coding sequence GTGAGTACCGATCCGGAGTTGGCCCCGCAGGCGGCGGGAACGACCCAGACTTTGAGTGAACTTGACCAACTGATCACCACCTGCCGAGCCTGCCCGCGCCTGGTGGCCTGGCGCGAAGAAGTGGCCCGAGTCAAGCGGGCCTCATTTCAAGACTGGGACTACTGGGGCCGGGCCGTCCCCGGCTTTGGCCCACCTGATGCTCGAATCCTGATCGTTGGGCTAGCTCCCGCCGCTCACGGAGCCAACCGGACCGGACGCATGTTCACCGGCGACCGGTCCGGGGATTTCCTCTATTCTGCCCTGTACCGGGTCGGGCTCGCCTCCCAGCCGACCGCCACCGACCGAAACGATGGGCTGGAACTGACCGGGGTGCGGGTCACCTCCCCGGTTCACTGCGCTCCCCCAGCGAATCGGCCCACGCCGCAGGAGCGCGACACCTGCGCCCCGTTCCTGGCGAGCGAACTGGAACTGCTTTCCCCCACCCTGCGGGTGGCGGTGGTCCTGGGGAACTTCGGGTGGCAGGCCCTGCTTGCCAGCCTGGCCCGGGGCGGGTGGGTTCTGCCGCGCCCACGCCCCAAGTTTGCTCACGGGGCTGAGGTGACCCTGACTCATCCGGATGGGCGCCGCCTCGTTCTGCTCGGCTGCTTCCACGTCAGCCAGCAAAATACCTTTACCGGGCGCCTCACGCCCGAGATGCTGGACCGGGTGCTCACCCGGGCCCAGGAGTTGGCGTCCGTCAACTAG